One region of Populus trichocarpa isolate Nisqually-1 chromosome 4, P.trichocarpa_v4.1, whole genome shotgun sequence genomic DNA includes:
- the LOC18097551 gene encoding probable carboxylesterase 120, translating into MSVKYRLAPEHRLPAASDDAIEATHFIKNSEVWFKEHADYSSCYVMGQSDGGFSGAIRTKFESLSIDDDPVIPLAVNDLLWYHALPVGAARDHEFCNPTVGGGSKLMDRMKLIEWSVMVI; encoded by the exons ATGTCTGTCAAGTACCGCCTCGCTCCTGAGCACCGGCTGCCCGCGGCCTCCGATGATGCAATAGAAGCAActcactttataaaaaatagcgAAGTTTGGTTCAAGGAACATGCTGATTACTCAAGCTGTTATGTTATGGGTCAAAGTGATGGAG GTTTTAGTGGGGCTATTAGGACAAAGTTTGAATCTCTATCGATCGATGATGATCCTGTTATACCACTAGCTGTTAATGATTTGCTGTGGTACCACGCATTGCCCGTTGGTGCTGCTCGGGACCATGAATTTTGCAATCCAACGGTGGGTGGTGGATCAAAGTTGATGGATAGAATGAAGTTGATAGAGTGGAGTGTGATGGTAATTTGA
- the LOC7468338 gene encoding isocitrate dehydrogenase [NADP] has protein sequence MAFEKIKVANPIVEMDGDEMTRIFWQSIKDKLIFPFVELDIKYFDLGLPHRDATDDKVTVESAEAALKYNVAIKCATITPDEARVKEFNLKQMWKSPNGTIRNILNGTVFREPIICKNIPRLVPGWTKPICIGRHAFGDQYRATDAVIKGAGKLKLVFVPEGQDEKTELEVYNFTGAGGVALAMYNTDESIRAFAEASMNTAYQKKWPLYLSTKNTILKKYDGRFKDIFQEVYEANWKSKYEAAGIWYEHRLIDDMVAYALKSEGGYVWACKNYDGDVQSDFLAQGFGSLGLMTSVLVCPDGKTIEAEAAHGTVTRHYRVHQKGGETSTNSIASIFAWSRGLAHRAKLDDNARLLDFTEKLEAACIGAVESGKMTKDLALLIHGSKVSRDHYLNTEEFIDAVAEELKARLSIKA, from the exons ATGGCTTTCGAAAAGATCAAGGTTGCCAACCCCATCGTTGAAATGGACg GAGATGAAATGACCAGAATTTTCTGGCAGTCAATAAAGGATAAg CTTATTTTCCCCTTTGTGGAGTTGGATATCAAGTACTTTGACCTTGGTCTCCCTCACCGTGATGCCACTGATGATAAAGTCACTGTTGAAAGTGCCGAAGCTGCTCTTAA GTACAACGTAGCAATCAAGTGTGCAACTATTACTCCAG ATGAAGCTCGTGTCAAGGAGTTTAATTTGAAGCAGATGTGGAAGAGTCCAAATGGAACAATCAGGAACATTTTGAATG GCACTGTCTTCAGAGAACCAATTATTTGCAAAAACATCCCCCGCCTTGTCCCAG GTTGGACAAAGCCAATTTGCATTGGAAGACATGCTTTTGGTGATCAATATCGAGCAACTGATGCAGTTATCAAAGGAGCTGGCAAGCTCAAGCTGGTGTTTG TACCAGAAGGACAGGATGAGAAGACTGAGTTGGAGGTTTACAACTTTACAGGTGCTGGTGGGGTGGCATTGGCCATGTATAACACTGATGAG TCCATCCGTGCTTTTGCTGAGGCTTCCATGAACACTGCTTACCAGAAGAAGTGGCCACTTTATCTCAGCACAAAAAATACCATTCTGAAGAAGTATGATGGAAG ATTCAAGGACATCTTTCAAGAAGTCTACGAGGCCAACTGGAAATCAAAGTATGAGGCCGCAGGAATATG GTATGAACACCGACTCATTGATGATATGGTTGCTTATGCTCTTAAGAGTGAAGGAGGTTATGTATGGGCATGCAAAAACTATGATGGAGATGTGCAGAGTGATTTCTTGGCCCAAG GTTTCGGATCTCTTGGCTTGATGACCTCTGTATTG GTGTGCCCAGATGGAAAGACTATAGAGGCTGAAGCAGCCCATGGCACAGTTACTCGGCATTACAGGGTTCACCAGAAAGGTGGTGAAACCAGCACAAACAGTATTGCCTCTATTTTTGCTTGGTCAAGAGGACTTGCCCACAG GGCTAAGTTGGATGACAATGCCAGACTCTTGGATTTCACTGAGAAACTAGAGGCAGCCTGTATCGGAGCTGTGGAGTCTGGCAAGATGACCAAGGATCTCGCTCTGCTTATCCATGGATCTAA GGTTAGTAGGGACCATTACCTCAATACCGAGGAGTTCATTGATGCTGTGGCGGAGGAGCTGAAAGCCAGACTTTCTATCAAGGCATAA